The window TCAATATATGATCACTATGAGACTCAACAAACACCTGAACACCTGTCGAAGCGACTAAAGACAGAAATTTAGCCATAATTGACTGAGCATAAGGATGCAAATGAGCTTCTGGATTTTCCACAATCAATATTTCACCTGGTTTGGCTATTAAACCGGCAACGATTATGGAAAGAGAATAACTGAAACCATATCCGACATTAGTTGGTTTATAATAGGCTCCCTTTTTATCTGATTTAATTCTCAATTTTAAAAGATCTTCTCCTTTTATTGACTCGACTTTCACTTGTGCCCCTTGAAAAATCTTATCAACCCAATAATTGGTATTATCCTCAATCGTCGAACTCATCTCCTTATAGTCTTCTCCAAATATTTTACAATATCCACGTAAAATTGTATCATTTACATGATCATTCCCCTTGTGGTAAAGAACATTTACTGTATTCTCTCCTAAAGCACCAACTCGGATAAAATGGCCAAGCGATTTGTTTTCATAATAGATTCTCGGTCCAATTCGATCCGCAGAAACATAATGGATACCTACAAGATTAATAACATTTCTTATTTCTCTCAATGAGGCTTGTGGCAGATAATGTTCTATTGTGGAATTGCTTAAAAACAAATCGAACAATGGTAATAAGACCTTCTTATTTAGGGGATGAGTTGATGAATAAAATTGATACAAATCATCGCCCATTTCGCTCTTACGCAACCCCAACTCAAATCCAGGAGATTCGACGACGATCTTATCTATATTCAATTCTGAAGCATCTGTCTGATTACTGTATAAAAAATACCGACACACAATTTCATCATAATGAAATGTAAAACAGATCGGTTCGGAAAAAGAAACTTCTTTACTTTTTACATCATCGAAAGTGCCTAGTTTCACGTCATCCCCATTCAGGTATATTTGAGCCGTCGCCCTATTTATTTGAGCAGATTGACTCATTAATAAAAACGCCTGAAGGACTGTCGATTTTCCCCGACCATTAATTCCGGTCAGTAGATTTAAACGATTTAAAGGAAGGTTAACCTCTTTATATAGTTTAAAGTTTTTAATTGCTAAATGTTTGATCATCACCTCGGGGATTTAAAATACTAAAAGTTTTATGAAATCTCATTCTGACGTTGCGGATGTTATTTGTTGCATTCCGTATAGAATTTTTAAACTCCTCGTCAGGCAACAAAACATTATAATAGTTATAAATAATCTTTTCTTTATTCTCAAGAAGTTCTTCGTCCGATAGTTTATCGAAGAAAACAGAGATCACTTCAAAAAGGGCTATATTGATAACGCCCCTACTTTTCTCTGTCGGAAGCCGGAAATTATGTTCACCGAAAAAATCGAAAGAGAACTTCATTGTTCGGAAAAAGCTATTGGATAATTTTTCCAATTGACTTTGATTCATTCTATTGATGTTTCTCATAGTCTTGCCCAGAAAATCATCCAAATCACCGTTGTATTCATCTAAAGCTCCATTTGCTGAAAATGCAAAAAACCTCAATACTGCTTCTTGATCCTTCATTCTCAAAGGCGAAATTCCCCCATCAATTGCTTCTTTGAAAATACGATGATCAGCAAGTTTAGCCAACAGTCGAGTGGCTGGGCCGCTATAAATACAATTTCTGATTTCCTGCCGAGTGAGAGTAGTGCCGTTCGAATTGATTCGGTTGAAGATATCGTATACGATCGACATAGGCACAGAAGGTTTCAAAATGTAAAACAACATCTCCCGTTCTTCTATGCGACTTTTGAGATCATCGTCTAGTTGGTTGTATAATTTCTCGTTCAAATTGGGAAGTGCCTCCAGGCCAACCAGTGGGTATTTGTTGTTCAGAAATTCGAATATTGCAGTCGAACGTTGTAACCCATCAACCATAATCCATTTCCCTTCCAAATCCTGACTGACATAAAAGGGAGGGATGGGGATATTTAGGATTAATGATTCGATAAACCTGCTTTTCTGCTGCGGTTTCCACACATGATTTCTCTGGAATTCGGGAACAATGATCTTTCCCTGTTCCTTTCTCCTTAAAATACTGACCACCATAGTGTGGAGTTCCTTTATATCTAACTCTTCGTTGCTGTAGTTTGAGGGATAGATACTATCCCTGAAATCTTCAGGCGTAATGAAGTCCGTTTCATCGAGCAAGTCGTTTATCTTGTATACCGTATCTCTATCTTTTTCTTCTGTTGTTTCCCGGAAGTCGGTCACAATAAGCGAGGAGTAGGTCAGCCAGTTTATAATCGTACTTAGACGTCTCTGTATGGTGGATTCAGAACCATCGATGGTCTGGTAGAGAAATGCGAGCAGTTCATCCCTAGATAAGCCCTGACGAGAACCCTCTATTTCTCCCAATACAGTTTTAAAAAGGATGTTTTCCTTTAATATTGTTCTTATCTTCTTCAGCCTATTGGATTCATCTAGCACAATAAGTTCGCGACCGGCATCAGTCAAAGAAGCATGATTATAATGCCGATCATTGGTTAATAAACCCAGAATCTCTGCCGCCAAGCGGTAGTAACGCCCCTGTCTATCTGTAAATCCCACATAGTCAGCTATTCTTTTATCGGTCGTATTTTCTTGAGAAACAGCCTCTACTGCGAGTATAACTTTGCTTAATTCATCAGCTTGAGGAACTTGTGTGATCGAGATTTTCATGTTATTTCGCAATAAATAAATATTCCTTTACCTTATTCGCATTATCTTTCATTTTGCAATGCTGATTACCAAAAGAATACGTATAGTCTATTTCTTTAAGTTCAACGTCTTCTTTATATTTTTTTAGTAACTCCATCATCTCTTCTTTTGAAGGTATCGAATTAGATGAATATGATACGACTAATATACTGTTTTTATGTCGAGAGAACAATTGATCAAGTGCATTATTTACCGTACGTTTCGAATCAAAAGGAGAAATATACTTTTTGAATTTTTTAGTTTTTGTACTATAATCAATCTCCAAATCTTGCCAGTTTTTGACCAATCCTTCGACAAAATGATATCGTCTCGTATAATCGTTATCGGATTTGGAGGTTAAATAGGGTGGATCAAAATAAACCAAGTCTGCTTTTTCATTCAGATCAAAAATGTTTTGATTGAATGATTTATTTTGTTGTCCATTTGAAAAAACAGCTGCATTAAAACAATCTATATTTTCCAAAAAATGCTCCTTGAGAGATAATGATAAATCACGACGGCCATCATCATATTTTGTTCCAACATAAGTAAATATGCCCCTGGGCCGTTTTTTTAGACATGCCCTAGCTATGGCAGCATAAGCTATTGCAATTTTATATTCATTGTTCAACAATGGAATGTTTGCGACCAAATTATCCAGAAAATCATTATCAACATCATCAAAATATAGACCTTTAAATGTATTTTGTATAAAGTTGCCTGCATTTTTATTTGGTTGAACCAATAACTCTTTATCCTTATCATCTACTCGTACAGTAGAATTTTCCACTAATGCTTTACAGAAAATAGCAGAGAAAGACATGAAATCATTTGAAATAACTTTTATTCCTTTCTGTTTCAACATATAGGATACACATCCGCTTCCGGAGAAAGCATCTAAAACCGATGAAAATTCAAGGTCTTTAATTGAATCCCACAGAAATGGCAATAATTTATACTTACTTCCCATATATCTTGTTCCCGGAAAGTTTTCTAACAATTCTTCTGTTCGTGTTAAACGTTTCTTTCCATTTACAGCATGAATAATTAGATCCTGCCCTGTACGGGTAGATATATCGCTACTTATAAGCCTTTTGGTATTAACAACCTTAGACTCATAATTGTTATATAATTCATGAACAAAACCGGTATTAGAATTCGTCAGGATTACTTTTGCTCCGATATTCACAAGTCGTTTGAATTCATCTCTCAACTCAATATGATCCGCATCATAAAATGAATCTTTAGTATATCGCTTAAAATCAGAGTAATTGCCTATAGGAACATAGGGTGGATCTAGAAAAATAAAATCATTATATTGGGCATAACGTCTCAATACTGTAGAATAATTTGCACAAATCAATTTTGCATTTTGCAAAGCATAATGTGCTTGATACAGTCGTTCCTCATCACAAATAGTTGGATTTTTGTATTTTCCGAATGGAACATTAAATTCTCCTTTTTTATTCTCTCGATATAGCCCATTATAACATGTACGATTCAAATATATAAACCTAACCGCTCTTTCCACATCGGACAATTTAGACAAGTCCCAACCTCTAATTTCATAATAAAGATCTTTATCATTTGAAAGATTCTTTAAATTTACTATCAAGTCATCTATTTTTTCACGGACTACTTTATAGCAATTAATCAATTCCGGGTTCAGATCTGCTAAAATTGCTTTTGGCGGCCGCAAATGAAAAAATAGAGCTCCTCCTCCAAGAAACGGTTCAATATACGTATTGAACTCTTGAGGAATAAATTTTGCAATTTCATCAATTAATTGTGTCTTCCCTCCTGCCCATTTAAGAAAGGGTTTTACGGGTTGATCAGCTCCGACTATATATACATCTTTTTTACGTGTCATTGATTAAAAGTAAGCTAATTATTTGCAGTAACAAGATAAATTATATAAAATTAGGAAATTTTCAACTCTTTCCTAAACGTTCCATATTAAACTATCAATACCTAAACGCCCTCGTCATGGTATCCTGCTCGGACTTGGAAATACCATATTTAGTAGCGAGTTTTCTCCAACCCGAAACGGCATGTTTGACCTCTGCGAATATTGATTCCGCACGGACGGGCTCCAACCCGAAATACGGCGTGATACTCATAGCCAGATCGAAATCCAGTGAATTGTCATTCTCCGAGATATTGAGCTTCAGTCCAATGCCGTACTCGTCAGGGTTCAGATCATAGGCCGGTGATAATCGCCAGCCCTGTGGCGTAAGTATAAACCCGTGGTTCCGCAGGTGGTCGTCGCAGTTCGAAACCGCGATATTGAACACAATCCTGCGCCAAAGCTGTTCCAGGTTCCGGTCCGTATCGTCACAATTGGCGATGATCCATTCGGCCAGTTCGAGGTAGCTGGCTCCTTCCGTATGGCTTGCACCGTCCGTATAACCGAGCAATGTCATGGCCGAGGCGAAATGTATCCGCCGGCCCGTATCGGTCCGGTCAAAACGCTCGGTCATAAAACTATGGTGCCGGCTTCCGAAGCGCTGCGCCCGGCATTCGGACATCTCGATACCACACGAGCGGGCCAACTCGGCCGTAACCATCTCCCATGCCCCGGAATCTTTCGTATCTCCGGCGCTCGGGAACTTGACGATCCATAAGCGTCCGTTCTCATCCACTACGTTGGCTTTCGGCCTTGCCCCGCCCAATGACGAACCGGGTGCGACGAGCATATCGATCCATCGCGTATGCTCCGGCGTATCGACATGATCTTCCCGCTCTATTTGCAGGCTGGCATGTTCCAATTCCCGGATCGATGCCCAGGGCGGTGTTGCCAACGACCGCTCGTTATCCATGAATTCCCCCTCTTTCGAGAACTTGAAGCGCAGGGCCCCCATGCGATTGCCGTCATACACGCCCATCAGGTAATCCGACTCGGTAAGCGTTCGCGGTTTTCGGTCCTGCAACCGGGCGTTGATAGCTTCCCGCCTGCGCATAAGCGTACGCCCCCAGCGGTCCGGTGCGGAATCGAGGAACAATCCGAAATTGCTCTTATCCGAAGGTTGGTATTGCTTCCCCGCAAATGCCGACAGGTCGGGATCCAACGCACGAAAACGGGGATGGGCCAGCCATGCGGGATCGTTCTCATAGGAAAAGACCTCTTTGCCCCAGATCATTTCACTATGGAGTACACCCATATAGACCGGCTCCGCATCCTCGGGCCAGTCCATATATACGTATATATCGCGCTGCGTTACCATAATTTATCGTTTTTTGGAAACCCTTTCACCGACCACGAGTTTGGCATCCTGAAGGGCACGCCCCAGTTCGTCGTCTTTAGCGACAAGTAGCAAATCTTTTTCCAGCCCGAGGATAGCCAGTACCCGGAAATAGTATCCCATCGCAACTCCCTCCTCACCCCGCTCGATCTTGGTTAGGGTGTTACGGGAGATTCCGGCGCGCTCGGCCACCTGCTCCGAGGATAGTTCCCGGCGCAGGCGTGCCAGCTTTATATTTTCGCCCAGAACCGTAAGCGTCTTCCGTTGGCTCGGCAATAATGCCCGTTTCATACAATAACATTAACGATTATGTGCAAATATAAGTATTATTGCGCAGAATAATTCGCATTATACAGATTTATTTTTCAGACTACTCCCGAGTACCTTTCTCGTACAGGTTCCAGCAACAACGAAGGCCGACATAGCGATGTTCCGATGTTATCGTAAAGTAAGCTATGAGATTGCGATTCTGACAGATACTCGTGGGGAGGAATCATCCGAACGGCCTTCCCGTTCTTCTCAAACCGATTATTCTGATCCATGGTACTATCACCCCTTCCGTTAGCCCTAATACGTTTATGACTTCTACTGGACCATTATACTTCCAGTCGAAATTCTCATCTGTTACTTAGGTTTTTCATCGGTATAGATTTTGTCTGAAACCTGTGTTTTGCCCCTGCATTTCGGTGCAGGCGGCATGCACGGGCGCAAGGGCAGTTACCGGTGAAGGCTCGCAAGGCCAACCTCATGGGACTGTACCTGCGTTCCGTGCTTTTTTATGCCCGGACCGGAACGCAGAACCGGACATCGGGCGAATTGGGTGCGGGATATTCGAATTCTTCATGTTTGCAGGTTAAAAGCGTCACAATGCATTTTTACCTTTGTCCCGCACCCGTTTTTTTTCGATCTCGTAATTTCAACGGGCTCTCCACCGCACGATCCGGTGCGGCGTCCGGACGAAACCCGGTAGAACCGTCTGCGATCCCGGCCGCGATTCGAAAGTCCCAAGACACGCAATATGACGGCGGCCGGGGATCGCTTTCCGACGGCCGCTGCGGCAAGGGCCGCAGTCCCGCGCGTCACTCGGACGCATACTTCTTCGGAAGCACGCCGAACTGCTTCTGGAAGCATTTGGCGAAATAGGACGTGGAACTGAATCCCACCATATAGCAGACCTCGTTGATGTGGTAACGCTTGTCCCGGAGCAGCCGGGCCGCGGTTTTCAGCCGTTCGAGCCGCAGATAGTCGTTCGGGGTCATGTTCAGCACGCCTTTGATCTTGCGGTAGAAGCTCGCACGGCTCATGTGCACCATCTCGGCGATGTCGTTGATCTTGAACTCGGGATCGCTGAGGTTGGCCTGGATGATCTCTTGCAGCCGGACGATGAAATCGGTGTCCACCGAGGAGGTCGCCACGGTATTGGCCAGCACCAGCGGATTTTTCGAGAAAGCCTCGCTCAGCATCTGCCGGCTCTTGATGAGGTTGGCGATCACCGACAGCAGGTAATCCGACGAAAAAGGCTTCTCGACATAGGCGTCGGCCCCGGCGTCCATGCCCGAAATCTTCGAACGGAGGTTCGTCTTCGCCGACAGCAGGATCAGGGGGATATGGCTGTAACGCAGGTCGGTTTTCACCTGCCGGCAAAACTCGATGCCGTCCATCTTGGGCATCATGATATCGCTGATGATCACATTGACGTAGTTCTTCTCCAGCAGCTCCAGCGCTTCGACGCCGTTCCCGGCCGTAAGCACCGAGTAGCTTTCCGACACCTGCCGCCGGATGAAGGCGCACATCTCGGGGTTGTCCTCGACGACCAGCACGCTGTAAGCCTCCCAGCCGGGGTCGCCGCGCTCGTCGGAGATGCTCTCGGCATCCTCCGCCGATACGGTCTCCACGACCGCCTCCGCCTCCTGCCGGCAGAGCGGAACGGTCAGCACGAACACGTTCAGTTCCGTGTCGGCCTCCATCGCCAGCGTGCCGTGGTGCAGTTCGGCCAGCGAGCGCGACAGCGCCAGCCCGATTCCCGTTCCGGTCGATTCCTCCTTGCGGGTATGGCGGAAGAACGGGGCGAAAATGGCCTCGCGCATCTCCGGAGGCACGACCTCGCCGTCGTTGGTCACCGTGACCCGGAACGCATCGCCCGCCACCGACAGCCCGACGCGGATCATCGTCTCGGAATATTTCAGGGCGTTGTTCATCAGGTTGCTCAGAATCTTGGTGAAAGCCTCCCGATCGACCTGCGCATGAATCGCCCCCTCGCCCGGGTCCAGTTCGAAGGTCTTGTGCTGCTGCTTGGCCGAGGAGCTGAAACGGTAGAACGTCTCTTCGACGATATCCGTCACGTTCTGCCGCGTCAGGTTGAGCGACAGACGCTCTTTCTCGATCTTCTGGAAATCCAGCAGCTGATTCGTGAGGTCCAGCAGACGGTTGGTGTTGCGGTCCATGACGATCAGGTCCTCGGCCATGCTCCAGTCCGTCATCTGGCGGCCGAGGATGTTCTCCAACGGCCCTTTGATGAGCGTCAGCGGCGTGCGGATCTCGTGGGCGATGTTGGTGAAGAAGCTGATCTTGGCGTTGTACAGCTCGCGTTCCTTTTCGCGCTCGAAAGCCTGGATGTGCTGCTGCTGGCGGCGGACGTTGCGGCGCGTATAGTAAATCCGGATCAGCACGAGCGCCCCCAGGGCAAGCAGCCCGTAGACGACATAGGCCGCCGCAGAGAGGTAGAACGGCGGCGAAACCTCGATGAAAAGACGCTTCTCCGCCTCCGGGCCGGCATGGTCCGACCCCGCCGGAAGACGCACCCGGAAGCTGTATTTGCCGTAGGGGATTTTCGAATAGGTGATCGTGGCGCTCCCGGGCGTGCACTGCCGCCACTGGTCGTCGAAGCCTTCGAGCTTATAGAGCAGGCGGCTGGTCTGCGGCTCGCGGTAGCTCAGAGCGGCGATCTGCAACGACAGGGAGTTCTGGTCGTGTTTCAGGCGGATCGAATCCGAACAGATGATGCTCTTGCGCAGCGGAGAGTTGCGGCCCCCGACAGCGACTTTCTCGTCGAGCAGCGAGAAATCGGTGATGTAGATGGGCGGCACGTAGTCGGTCTTGCGGCCGAGGAGCGTCTCGGGGTTGAAGGAGATCAGCCCCTCGATACACCCGAAATAGATGGTCCCGTCCGGGGATTTGTACCCCGACTTGTAGTTGAACTGATTGCTCAGCAGACGGTCGGTCACGGTGTAGACCTGCCGGACACGGCCCGCCCGGGGATCGAACAGCGCCAGCCCCCGGTCGGTCGTGATCCAGAAATAACCGCGGTCGTCCTCGATGATCTGGAAAACGACATCGCTGGGCATTCCGTCGGAGGAGGTGTAGCGGACGAAGGTGTTCCCGGCGGGGTCGAAGCGGCAGAAGCCCGAACCCTCGGTGGTGAGCCATATCCGGCGGCCGCTGTCCTCGAAAATGCCCGTGATGTTGTCGTAGGGAAGCGAGTCGGGATCGTCGTCATCGTGCAGGAACTGCGTCCAAACGTCGTTGCGCGCGTCGTAACGGTAGACGCCGTTGGAGGAGGTCCCCACCCACAGATTCCCGTTCGAATCCTCCCGGATGTCGCGGACCATCTTGCCGCCGTTGATCTCCGGAACGTAAAGGAAACGGTCCGTCTCGCGGTTGTAATACTGGAGTCCGTGCATGGTTCCCACGTAGATGCGCCCGCCGTTGGTCTTGTAGAGGGCGAAAACATAGTTGCTGAACAGCCGTCCCGGCTTGTTGTCGTTGTCGTATTTGCGGATGCGGCCCGTCCGGGTGTCGATCACCCGGATGCCTTTCGAGAAGGTGCTCACCCAGAGGTCGTCCCCGTCCATCAGCAGTCCGTGGACGTTGGAGAACTCCCGGCTCGGGGCGAAGAAGCCGAACGAACCCGTCGCCGGATCGAACGTGTAGAGTCCGGCATCCTCCGTGCCGATCCAGAGCCGCCCGTCGCTGCCGGGGCAGATTTCCCGCACGCGGCGGCCCCGAAGGCTGTGCGGATCGTCGGTGTGGTAATATTTTTCGAAATCGGAGTTCCGTTGGGGCAGGTAATTGATGCCCCCGAAGAACGAACCGATCCACAACCCGCCCTCGCGGTCCTTGCAAAGCGAATACACGGCGTTGTCGGAGAGCGAATAGGGATCGTACGGGGAGCTTTTCAGATGCTGGTAACGCCGGGTGCGGACGTTGTAGACAACGATGCCCGACTCGGTTCCGATCCACAGTTCTTCGGGCGAATACGGCAGGATATGGCGCACGAACAGCGGCGCATCGGGGTTGTCCGACAGCCGCAGGCGGGTAACCGTTCCGGAGACGAGGTCCACCTTCGCCACGCCGCGCTCCTCCAGCCCGAGGTACATCTCGTTGTAGTCGCTCAGACAGATGAAGGAGATGATGTCCTGGGGATAAATCTCCCGCCCGTCGGCGTCGAGGAACGGTTTCACGGTCCGGAACAGGTCCTCGGTGCAGTAAAGCCCGCCGCCGTAGCCGGCGAACCAGATGACCCCGTTCTTATCGGAAGCGAGGCTGCGCAGCGGCTTCCGCGGCTTGTAGCGGCGTTCGACCTCACGGGTCTGCGGATCGTAGCAGAAAACGTCGCCGTTCTCCACGACGATCCAGACGCGGCCCTCCCGGTCGCAGTCGAGAATCGAAATGGGCTTGGTGACCGGCTTCCCGTCGGCAGCGTAGAGCGGCACGCCGGAGAAATGCTCCGTCTCGGGATCGTAGATATAAAGCCCCGAGTCGGTGCCGACCCAGATTCTGTGGTCGTGATCCTGGACGAGACGTTTGATCAGGCTGTTCCCCAGTCCGGCCGTGAGACGGGGATCGTGCATGAAGGTCTTGAACGATTTCCCGTCGTAACGGCACAGGCCGTCCTTCGTGCCGAACCACATGAAGCCTTTGTCATCCTGAATGATCGAGGTGACCGTATTCTGCGACAATCCGTCGTTGATGTCCAGCCGGTCGAAATGGATCGACTGCGCACAGAGCGGAAAAACGCCGCAACAAAACGCCAGGACAAGCGGATAAAATTTTCCCATACGAAGTTCAGGTTAGCAGAACAAATATAATTAAATTTATATCACCGAAAAACACCCCGCAGACCCTGCGACAAAAGAGTCCGTTTACACAACACGTTGACGAACAACGATTTGCAAAAACAAAACAATCCGTTCACACCGGACAAGAGACAAAATTGAGATAATTCTTGCGTTAATAGCGACTATATTTTCTTGCGCCCCGTTTTCCCTTTCATATCTTTGTTTTAGCTAAAAAACCCGACTTAAAACGGCACGCCCCGGATGGCTGCCGGACCGAAAGCAACCGATGAAAAAGTGCATTTCC of the Alistipes senegalensis JC50 genome contains:
- a CDS encoding AAA family ATPase, with translation MIKHLAIKNFKLYKEVNLPLNRLNLLTGINGRGKSTVLQAFLLMSQSAQINRATAQIYLNGDDVKLGTFDDVKSKEVSFSEPICFTFHYDEIVCRYFLYSNQTDASELNIDKIVVESPGFELGLRKSEMGDDLYQFYSSTHPLNKKVLLPLFDLFLSNSTIEHYLPQASLREIRNVINLVGIHYVSADRIGPRIYYENKSLGHFIRVGALGENTVNVLYHKGNDHVNDTILRGYCKIFGEDYKEMSSTIEDNTNYWVDKIFQGAQVKVESIKGEDLLKLRIKSDKKGAYYKPTNVGYGFSYSLSIIVAGLIAKPGEILIVENPEAHLHPYAQSIMAKFLSLVASTGVQVFVESHSDHILNGFRIAVKNKIIDSTHLNVLYFDHRLDNFFEKIDVDEDGGIDKWPISFFDQSVNDLNYLLGI
- a CDS encoding DUF262 domain-containing protein, whose product is MKISITQVPQADELSKVILAVEAVSQENTTDKRIADYVGFTDRQGRYYRLAAEILGLLTNDRHYNHASLTDAGRELIVLDESNRLKKIRTILKENILFKTVLGEIEGSRQGLSRDELLAFLYQTIDGSESTIQRRLSTIINWLTYSSLIVTDFRETTEEKDRDTVYKINDLLDETDFITPEDFRDSIYPSNYSNEELDIKELHTMVVSILRRKEQGKIIVPEFQRNHVWKPQQKSRFIESLILNIPIPPFYVSQDLEGKWIMVDGLQRSTAIFEFLNNKYPLVGLEALPNLNEKLYNQLDDDLKSRIEEREMLFYILKPSVPMSIVYDIFNRINSNGTTLTRQEIRNCIYSGPATRLLAKLADHRIFKEAIDGGISPLRMKDQEAVLRFFAFSANGALDEYNGDLDDFLGKTMRNINRMNQSQLEKLSNSFFRTMKFSFDFFGEHNFRLPTEKSRGVINIALFEVISVFFDKLSDEELLENKEKIIYNYYNVLLPDEEFKNSIRNATNNIRNVRMRFHKTFSILNPRGDDQTFSN
- a CDS encoding Dam family site-specific DNA-(adenine-N6)-methyltransferase, which encodes MTRKKDVYIVGADQPVKPFLKWAGGKTQLIDEIAKFIPQEFNTYIEPFLGGGALFFHLRPPKAILADLNPELINCYKVVREKIDDLIVNLKNLSNDKDLYYEIRGWDLSKLSDVERAVRFIYLNRTCYNGLYRENKKGEFNVPFGKYKNPTICDEERLYQAHYALQNAKLICANYSTVLRRYAQYNDFIFLDPPYVPIGNYSDFKRYTKDSFYDADHIELRDEFKRLVNIGAKVILTNSNTGFVHELYNNYESKVVNTKRLISSDISTRTGQDLIIHAVNGKKRLTRTEELLENFPGTRYMGSKYKLLPFLWDSIKDLEFSSVLDAFSGSGCVSYMLKQKGIKVISNDFMSFSAIFCKALVENSTVRVDDKDKELLVQPNKNAGNFIQNTFKGLYFDDVDNDFLDNLVANIPLLNNEYKIAIAYAAIARACLKKRPRGIFTYVGTKYDDGRRDLSLSLKEHFLENIDCFNAAVFSNGQQNKSFNQNIFDLNEKADLVYFDPPYLTSKSDNDYTRRYHFVEGLVKNWQDLEIDYSTKTKKFKKYISPFDSKRTVNNALDQLFSRHKNSILVVSYSSNSIPSKEEMMELLKKYKEDVELKEIDYTYSFGNQHCKMKDNANKVKEYLFIAK
- a CDS encoding type II toxin-antitoxin system HipA family toxin → MVTQRDIYVYMDWPEDAEPVYMGVLHSEMIWGKEVFSYENDPAWLAHPRFRALDPDLSAFAGKQYQPSDKSNFGLFLDSAPDRWGRTLMRRREAINARLQDRKPRTLTESDYLMGVYDGNRMGALRFKFSKEGEFMDNERSLATPPWASIRELEHASLQIEREDHVDTPEHTRWIDMLVAPGSSLGGARPKANVVDENGRLWIVKFPSAGDTKDSGAWEMVTAELARSCGIEMSECRAQRFGSRHHSFMTERFDRTDTGRRIHFASAMTLLGYTDGASHTEGASYLELAEWIIANCDDTDRNLEQLWRRIVFNIAVSNCDDHLRNHGFILTPQGWRLSPAYDLNPDEYGIGLKLNISENDNSLDFDLAMSITPYFGLEPVRAESIFAEVKHAVSGWRKLATKYGISKSEQDTMTRAFRY
- a CDS encoding helix-turn-helix domain-containing protein, translating into MKRALLPSQRKTLTVLGENIKLARLRRELSSEQVAERAGISRNTLTKIERGEEGVAMGYYFRVLAILGLEKDLLLVAKDDELGRALQDAKLVVGERVSKKR
- a CDS encoding hybrid sensor histidine kinase/response regulator transcription factor, yielding MGKFYPLVLAFCCGVFPLCAQSIHFDRLDINDGLSQNTVTSIIQDDKGFMWFGTKDGLCRYDGKSFKTFMHDPRLTAGLGNSLIKRLVQDHDHRIWVGTDSGLYIYDPETEHFSGVPLYAADGKPVTKPISILDCDREGRVWIVVENGDVFCYDPQTREVERRYKPRKPLRSLASDKNGVIWFAGYGGGLYCTEDLFRTVKPFLDADGREIYPQDIISFICLSDYNEMYLGLEERGVAKVDLVSGTVTRLRLSDNPDAPLFVRHILPYSPEELWIGTESGIVVYNVRTRRYQHLKSSPYDPYSLSDNAVYSLCKDREGGLWIGSFFGGINYLPQRNSDFEKYYHTDDPHSLRGRRVREICPGSDGRLWIGTEDAGLYTFDPATGSFGFFAPSREFSNVHGLLMDGDDLWVSTFSKGIRVIDTRTGRIRKYDNDNKPGRLFSNYVFALYKTNGGRIYVGTMHGLQYYNRETDRFLYVPEINGGKMVRDIREDSNGNLWVGTSSNGVYRYDARNDVWTQFLHDDDDPDSLPYDNITGIFEDSGRRIWLTTEGSGFCRFDPAGNTFVRYTSSDGMPSDVVFQIIEDDRGYFWITTDRGLALFDPRAGRVRQVYTVTDRLLSNQFNYKSGYKSPDGTIYFGCIEGLISFNPETLLGRKTDYVPPIYITDFSLLDEKVAVGGRNSPLRKSIICSDSIRLKHDQNSLSLQIAALSYREPQTSRLLYKLEGFDDQWRQCTPGSATITYSKIPYGKYSFRVRLPAGSDHAGPEAEKRLFIEVSPPFYLSAAAYVVYGLLALGALVLIRIYYTRRNVRRQQQHIQAFEREKERELYNAKISFFTNIAHEIRTPLTLIKGPLENILGRQMTDWSMAEDLIVMDRNTNRLLDLTNQLLDFQKIEKERLSLNLTRQNVTDIVEETFYRFSSSAKQQHKTFELDPGEGAIHAQVDREAFTKILSNLMNNALKYSETMIRVGLSVAGDAFRVTVTNDGEVVPPEMREAIFAPFFRHTRKEESTGTGIGLALSRSLAELHHGTLAMEADTELNVFVLTVPLCRQEAEAVVETVSAEDAESISDERGDPGWEAYSVLVVEDNPEMCAFIRRQVSESYSVLTAGNGVEALELLEKNYVNVIISDIMMPKMDGIEFCRQVKTDLRYSHIPLILLSAKTNLRSKISGMDAGADAYVEKPFSSDYLLSVIANLIKSRQMLSEAFSKNPLVLANTVATSSVDTDFIVRLQEIIQANLSDPEFKINDIAEMVHMSRASFYRKIKGVLNMTPNDYLRLERLKTAARLLRDKRYHINEVCYMVGFSSTSYFAKCFQKQFGVLPKKYASE